A region of Verrucomicrobiota bacterium DNA encodes the following proteins:
- a CDS encoding BBE domain-containing protein, whose amino-acid sequence MQWYRDFIQDAPEELNVFFGFKSIVSAEPFPEELWGRQVCALIPCYSGPVEDGPKAIAPMVTELPEPLFEVIDTIPLPVLQSMFDPIYIKGLQWYLKGDFVRELSDEAIEAHIEQAARSPSELCVMHLYPINAAVHRVASEGTAWSRRDATWSMVIGGVDSDPAKAESVKAWAKNYWEATHPYSCEGTYINFLMEEGDERIQATYGANHSRLGAIKAKYDSQNFFRVNQNIKPE is encoded by the coding sequence ATGCAGTGGTATCGCGACTTTATTCAAGATGCACCTGAGGAGCTAAACGTGTTTTTTGGGTTCAAGTCGATTGTATCTGCTGAACCATTTCCGGAGGAGCTTTGGGGGCGCCAGGTTTGTGCGTTAATACCCTGCTACAGCGGCCCGGTAGAGGATGGACCAAAAGCAATTGCTCCCATGGTTACCGAGTTACCTGAACCGCTCTTTGAAGTGATCGATACAATACCCCTGCCAGTTCTGCAGAGCATGTTTGATCCCATTTATATCAAAGGTCTCCAGTGGTATTTGAAAGGCGACTTTGTTCGGGAGCTTTCTGACGAGGCGATTGAAGCCCACATTGAGCAAGCTGCCAGATCACCCAGTGAATTATGCGTCATGCATTTATATCCCATAAATGCAGCTGTTCATCGCGTGGCATCTGAAGGTACGGCCTGGAGCCGTCGTGATGCCACTTGGTCAATGGTCATTGGCGGAGTCGATTCCGATCCGGCTAAGGCAGAGTCCGTCAAGGCTTGGGCAAAAAATTATTGGGAAGCTACTCATCCCTATTCCTGTGAAGGAACCTACATAAACTTTCTCATGGAAGAAGGGGATGAGCGCATTCAGGCAACTTATGGAGCTAATCACTCCCGTTTGGGAGCCATCAAGGCAAAGTACGATTCTCAAAACTTTTTCCGAGTTAACCAGAACATCAAACCGGAATAA
- a CDS encoding VOC family protein, whose protein sequence is MLVCRDASAEIDFCQQAFDAEELSRRVAKDGSVIHATMKIGDAMFMVHGEASHLASNPPQQDGSSAVVIYLYSNEVDPIIEQAVAAGARVLLPAENQLWGDRVGRILDPAGHVWNIAARTLEKEI, encoded by the coding sequence ATGCTCGTATGTCGTGACGCTTCGGCTGAAATCGATTTCTGTCAGCAAGCGTTTGATGCAGAAGAACTGTCACGCCGCGTGGCGAAAGATGGAAGTGTGATACATGCGACGATGAAGATCGGTGACGCTATGTTTATGGTTCATGGAGAAGCTTCGCATCTAGCAAGCAATCCGCCACAACAAGATGGTAGCTCGGCAGTGGTTATCTACCTATACAGCAATGAGGTTGATCCTATAATCGAGCAAGCGGTAGCAGCCGGAGCACGAGTTCTACTTCCTGCTGAAAATCAATTGTGGGGTGACAGGGTTGGAAGGATTTTGGATCCAGCTGGTCATGTGTGGAATATTGCTGCTCGGACGCTTGAAAAAGAAATCTAA
- a CDS encoding pyrimidine dimer DNA glycosylase/endonuclease V codes for MRLWSLHPKYLDSKGIVALWREALLAQKVLDGKTKGYRNHPQLDRFKDLKNPVSGLATYLLAVSNEASVRGYHFDSSKILKGRVRNPIPVHDGQLKYEWNHLKKKLWIRDRSRYLEFKSVDLPDAHSIFKMVPGDIEPWEVV; via the coding sequence ATGCGACTCTGGTCACTGCATCCGAAATACTTAGATTCAAAAGGCATAGTTGCTTTATGGAGGGAAGCATTGCTGGCTCAAAAAGTATTGGACGGCAAAACGAAGGGCTACCGAAACCATCCGCAATTGGATCGTTTTAAGGATTTGAAGAACCCGGTGAGTGGTTTGGCGACCTATCTCTTAGCGGTATCAAACGAAGCAAGCGTTCGTGGGTACCATTTTGATTCTTCCAAGATACTAAAAGGCCGTGTGCGGAATCCGATACCTGTTCACGATGGACAATTGAAGTATGAGTGGAATCACCTGAAAAAGAAATTGTGGATACGGGATCGCAGCCGATATTTAGAGTTTAAGTCTGTCGATTTACCAGACGCACATTCTATCTTTAAGATGGTTCCTGGTGACATTGAACCGTGGGAGGTAGTATAA
- a CDS encoding sulfatase has protein sequence MNFRRYLFLWVTISCSGFLTTLLSGAQPNIILVLTDDLGYGDLSCYASQFIETPHIDKMAAQGVRSDQYRVAANICTPSRIALLTGSYPQRAGLSTGISPTRPEHQHLGLHPNEITIPELLKNRGYATGMVGKWHLGFDEVFHPLNHGFDSYYGMPSNFAHDPRSFKDKEEIAKTTDLSMLVTDYTRKAVAFIKNNQHQPFFLYLAHNYPHVPLKPNPAYVGKSKAGDYGDIIQELDDSMGTLMDTLAELKITENTLIIFTSDNGPLPKYAKEIGSAGSFRGSKYVTFEGGHRVPAIFHWPAHVPSGRLLSVPISSMDILPTIAGIVGTQLSDDRKLDGKNIWPLLVGETTEPPREMDYYYNDRNLQAVRKGDWKMHLPRTLDDLPFWHANGEKEFKELSEPFLVNLKTDVGESTNVASENPQVVSQILSEATAARRELGSSKTTGNAQRETADSRDLAIETRTSSKPPNIILIFADDQGYQDIGRFGSPNIKTPNLDRMADEGMRFTDFYAQTVCGPSRAALMTGSYPLRVATKGNRVDVHPYLHTEEITIAEVLKEVGYTTAAFGKWDLAGHTQDPNRYAPELLPLHQGFDYFFGTSTSNDSKVHLIRNDTVIEQDTDMSQLTRRYTDEAIGFIKRSKNRPFFVYLPHTMPHIRLERSEPFKDKSRGGIYGDVIEEIDWNVGRIFETLKEEGLNESTYVFYMSDNGPWYLGRSKGHLDRIGPDAEAHGGSALPLRGAKTSTWEGGLRVPCIMWAPGKIPAESVSEELASTMDMLPTIAKLAGGQVPQDRVIDGHDISDLIHGVQGATSPREAFYYYVRTQLRAVRSGPWKLHLPLKSDQFWARYSKPEDVIDISKPLLYNLESDISETIDVSVQHPTVVKDLLQLAEQARNDIGDIDRIGINARFFDDEPRRPDIATRTKE, from the coding sequence ATGAATTTTAGACGATATCTTTTTCTTTGGGTAACTATAAGCTGTAGCGGGTTTCTGACTACCCTTCTTTCGGGAGCGCAACCCAACATCATCCTGGTGCTGACCGATGACCTCGGTTACGGGGACCTGAGTTGTTACGCTTCGCAATTTATTGAAACGCCGCACATCGACAAAATGGCGGCACAGGGCGTCCGATCTGATCAGTACAGAGTGGCAGCGAATATTTGCACACCTTCCCGTATCGCACTCCTTACCGGTTCTTATCCTCAACGGGCAGGTCTCTCAACCGGAATCAGCCCAACCAGACCGGAACACCAACATCTGGGATTGCACCCCAACGAAATTACCATCCCCGAGTTGCTCAAAAACCGTGGCTACGCAACCGGCATGGTGGGAAAATGGCACCTTGGTTTCGACGAAGTGTTCCATCCGCTCAATCACGGATTCGATAGTTATTATGGCATGCCTTCAAACTTCGCCCATGATCCGCGATCCTTTAAAGACAAAGAGGAGATAGCAAAGACCACCGACCTTTCGATGCTGGTAACGGACTACACACGCAAAGCAGTCGCATTTATAAAGAACAACCAACACCAGCCTTTCTTTTTATACCTCGCCCACAATTATCCTCACGTACCGCTAAAACCAAATCCGGCCTATGTAGGTAAATCGAAGGCAGGTGACTATGGCGATATCATCCAGGAACTGGATGACAGCATGGGTACTTTGATGGATACGCTGGCGGAACTAAAGATCACAGAGAATACGCTTATCATTTTCACCAGCGACAACGGACCTCTGCCCAAGTATGCCAAGGAGATCGGGTCCGCAGGCTCCTTTCGCGGAAGCAAATATGTCACTTTCGAAGGAGGACACCGGGTCCCGGCAATTTTTCATTGGCCCGCCCATGTACCAAGCGGACGACTGCTGAGTGTTCCCATAAGCTCGATGGATATCCTTCCAACGATCGCAGGCATCGTGGGTACACAACTGTCCGACGACCGCAAACTGGATGGCAAAAATATCTGGCCCCTATTGGTGGGTGAAACCACAGAACCTCCGAGAGAGATGGATTATTATTACAACGACAGAAACCTGCAAGCCGTTCGCAAGGGTGATTGGAAAATGCATCTGCCACGAACTTTGGATGATTTACCCTTCTGGCACGCGAATGGAGAAAAGGAATTCAAAGAACTCTCAGAACCCTTTCTAGTGAACCTGAAAACCGATGTCGGCGAATCCACCAATGTTGCTTCCGAAAACCCACAAGTGGTAAGCCAAATCCTTTCCGAAGCAACTGCAGCCCGACGGGAATTGGGAAGTTCGAAAACAACCGGAAATGCGCAACGGGAAACAGCCGACTCAAGGGACCTCGCAATTGAAACTCGCACTTCATCAAAGCCGCCTAACATCATCCTCATTTTTGCCGACGACCAAGGCTACCAGGATATTGGCCGCTTTGGTTCTCCCAACATAAAAACCCCCAACCTTGATCGTATGGCCGATGAGGGAATGCGGTTTACAGATTTTTATGCGCAGACCGTTTGCGGACCCTCCCGAGCGGCGTTGATGACGGGGAGTTATCCGCTTCGCGTAGCCACCAAAGGAAACCGGGTCGATGTTCATCCATACTTGCACACCGAAGAGATCACCATTGCGGAGGTTTTAAAAGAAGTGGGTTACACCACCGCCGCCTTTGGAAAATGGGATCTGGCGGGTCATACTCAAGACCCCAATCGCTACGCCCCAGAACTCCTTCCCCTCCATCAAGGTTTCGACTATTTCTTCGGCACCTCGACGAGCAATGACAGTAAGGTGCACCTAATACGTAATGATACCGTGATTGAGCAAGATACAGACATGAGTCAGCTAACCCGCCGCTATACCGATGAAGCAATTGGCTTTATCAAGCGGAGTAAGAACCGTCCTTTCTTTGTCTATCTCCCGCACACCATGCCCCATATTCGACTAGAAAGATCCGAGCCGTTTAAAGACAAATCAAGAGGAGGGATCTACGGTGATGTTATCGAGGAAATCGACTGGAACGTTGGCCGTATTTTCGAGACCTTAAAAGAAGAAGGTCTCAATGAGTCCACTTATGTTTTCTACATGAGCGATAATGGGCCGTGGTATTTGGGTCGCAGTAAAGGTCATCTCGATCGAATCGGACCGGACGCTGAGGCTCATGGTGGGTCCGCCCTCCCACTCCGTGGTGCCAAGACCTCCACCTGGGAAGGTGGGCTTCGAGTACCGTGCATCATGTGGGCACCTGGCAAGATTCCAGCCGAATCCGTAAGTGAGGAACTCGCTTCGACCATGGACATGCTTCCCACCATCGCGAAGCTGGCAGGTGGACAGGTTCCGCAAGACCGAGTCATCGATGGTCATGACATCAGCGACCTCATCCATGGAGTGCAAGGCGCCACCAGTCCGCGGGAAGCATTCTATTATTACGTTCGCACTCAACTTCGAGCTGTTCGTTCCGGTCCTTGGAAACTGCATCTACCGTTAAAGTCCGATCAGTTCTGGGCACGCTACAGCAAACCGGAAGACGTGATCGATATCTCAAAGCCGCTGCTGTATAATTTAGAATCTGACATAAGCGAAACAATCGACGTCTCGGTTCAACATCCGACTGTAGTCAAAGATCTACTACAACTCGCTGAACAGGCCCGCAACGACATCGGTGACATCGACCGTATTGGTATCAACGCTCGCTTCTTCGACGACGAGCCGAGAAGGCCGGATATCGCTACTAGAACAAAAGAGTAA